The Silvibacterium dinghuense DNA window AGGCCATCTTCCTGTTCCGCATATGAATATCGAGTATCGCTAATGATAGAGTGTTTAGCCGTGCCGGTTCTCCGGAGATAACAGCGCGGAGCGATACGGCAAGCACTTCCGAGGGAGAGGGCGATTTCATGAGGGTATCGAGGCGGACGTTTTCGAAAGGCTTTGCGCTGGCCGCATCCGGTCTGGCGATCGGAGAGAAATCCACGCAGCTCTGGGCACAGATTCAAGGCGAGCACATTCAAACCACCCAGGCGCATCCGGTTCCACCGATTCAGGACACGGAAACAGCCGCGCAGAAAGAGGAGCGCCTGGGATGGTTTCGCCAGGCGAGATTCGGCATGTTCATCCACTGGGGCCTCTACGCGATTCCAGCAGGACGATGGGATGGAAAAGAGATTCCCGGCATCGGCGAATGGATTATGAACCGCGCATCCATTCCCGTCGCCGACTACAAAGCGCTGGCGCCGCAGTTCAATCCGACACAGTTCAGCGCCGCAACCATTGTCGGCCTCGCCAAGTCGGCAGGGATGAAGTACATCGTCATCACCTCGAAACATCATGACGGCTTTGCGATGTTCGACTCCAAGGCCGATCCATTCAACATCGTGCAGGCGACTCCCTTCAAGCGCGATCCGCTGAAGGAAATCGCAGAAGAGTGCCGGAAGCAGGACATCCGCCTGGGCTTCTATTACTCGCAGGATCAGGATTGGACAGCGCCCGGCGGCGCGGCATACAAAACCGGCGATCACCAGCCTCCCACCTTCCACTGGGACCCGGCGCAGAATGGCAGCTTCTCCGAGTATCTCCACAAAAAAGCGATCCCGCAGATCAAAGAACTGCTCACGAATTACGGAGAATATCCCGCCATCGTCTGGTTCGACACGCCCACCAAGGACATGACCCCGGAGCTGGCCGGCGATATCGTCAAGGTGCTCAATCAGCATCCCAGGCTGATCTGGAATAACCGCCTCGGCGGCGGCTATGAAGGAGATACCGAGACGCCCGAGCAATACATCCCCGCGCGCGGCTATCCCGGACGAGATTGGGAATCGTGCATGACGATGAATGACACCTGGGGTTTCAAGCAGGACGATACGAACTTCAAGAGCACGGAAACACTGATCCGCAACCTGATCGACATTGCGAGCAAGGGCGGCAACTACCTGCTGAATATCGGCCCCATGGCGACGGGTGAAGTTCCCGCGCCGGAGGTCGAACGGCTGCAGGCTGTAGGCAAGTGGCTGTCCGTGAATGGCGCATCCATTTATGCGACGCAGCCCACCCTGTTTGGTGCGGAAGCCGGTTCTTTCTCGCCGACAGAAAAGGACAAGGAAGGGAAGCCGAAGTTCATTCCCGCATGGCAGTGGCGCTCCACCACAAAAGCGAACGAGATCTATATCCACCTCTTCGAGTGGCCAAACGGATCATTCCATCTGGATGCAGTCCCGCGGCATGTGACCGGGGCCTATCTGCTGGCGGACGAACAGCAGAAGCCTTTGAAGGTAACGCAGTCAGAAAAAGGTCTTGAGGTTGCTCTGCCCGAACAGGCTCCAGACCCGATCGCAAGCGTACTGGTACTGAAGACGGCATAAAACGCAACGAACATCGTGCCACAGCATGTGCGCTCTTACTCCCTGCCCGTACTCCATGATGGAGCGAGGGCGCGCATGCTGTGGCATGGAATCATGTCACAGCAGAATTTGGCTCTACACAATTTCCGTGCGACTGGCGCAAAGATTCCAGTAGTCTTCGAGGCGACAGATCGGGACAAAGAATGCCGCCTGCAGAACCCACACAACGATCGCAAAGCCACAGGACGCAGCGCAAAACGTATGGGGCGATATGCGCGGTAATCCTGTTATGGGCCGCATGCCTGCTGCTGCACAAGCCGCGTGCCGCGGCTCAACCTGGCAGCACGGGAAACGCATACGTCGGCTCGAAGGCGTGTGCAGACTGCCACCAGCAGATCTATGACGAATACCAGCACACGAGCATGGGGCGCTCGATGGCAGAGATCACGCCTGCGCTCATCCGGACGCTGCATCTCCCCGCAAGCTACGACGATCCGGCAAAAAATCGGCACTTTACCGTCTACGCAAACAATGGCGCGCTGCTTCAAGGCGAGTTTGAAACCGATGCATCGGGCAACGAGGTCTTTCGCGACACGCATGCGCTGGCATGGATGATCGGTGCGGGAGAAAACGGATTAGGATTTCTGGCAAGCCGCGATCGCTATCTCTTTCAGGCGCCTTTGTCGTTTTACGCAAAGACCCAGGCGTGGAGCTATTCGCCCGGATATGAATTCGCCGACTACGGCTTCAGTCGTCCGATTCTCACCGGATGCATCACCTGCCACAGCGGATTTCCTCGCCCCGTTGCCTCCACAAACGGACAATACGAAGAACCTGCATTCTCGGAAGCCGCCATCGGGTGCGAGAAGTGTCATGGCCCAGGGCAACAGCATATCCGCGCCATGACGATGCGCGCGGCAAAAGGCGCGAAAGACGATCTGATCGTCAATCCCGCGCGCCTCAGCAGCACGCTGTCCGATAACCTCTGCATGTCCTGTCATCAGGGCGACGATGTGCGCGTGCTGCAGCCGGGCAAGCGGTATTCCGATTTCCATCCGGGCATGCCGCTCAACGATGTGCTGGCAATCTTCAAAATCCCACCTACGCGGGAGGCTCCTCCCGATGACGACCACGTGGATCACTACTATGCGATGACACTGAGCAAGTGCTATCGCGCCAGCGCCGGACGCATGCGCTGCATCACCTGTCACGACCCGCACGTCGAGCCATCAAAAGAGCAGGCGCCTGCATACTTCAATCAAAAATGCCTGACCTGCCACACCAGCCACAGCTGCCGTCTTCCGCTCGAGGCGCGCCAGCGCAGCACACCCGCCGATAACTGCATCGGCTGCCACATGCCGAAGCGGGCGATTCAGACCATCGCGCACACGAACGCCACCAATCACCGCATCGTCCGCACTCCGGGAGAACCGTTTCCCGATCTTGCGTTTCAGCAGACGAGCGCCTCGCTGCCGGATCTGATTCTTCTCGATCCGTCGCCAGGCAAACAGGCGGACTCGCCTCCGCTGCTTACCCTGCTGCAGGCATATGGCGAGCTCTCGGCAAGCAAGCCTGAGTATGTAGAGCCGTACCTGAAAATCCTGGACCTGCTGAGCCGGAGCCAACCGGAAAATGCGCTTGTACAAGCGGCGCTGGGACGCAGAGCCTTGAAGAGCGGAGATATGACACAGGCGGAGAAATATCTTCGCCACTCGCTGCAGCTTGACTCCACGCAACCCGCCGTTGCCGGCGACCTGGCAGAAGCACTCGAGAAGCTCGGACAAGCACAGGAAGCGGCGGACCTGCTTCGCAACGCCGTAGAGCAGGACCCATTCAACCCGGTTCTACGCAAGAAACTCATCGTCAGCTATATCGGTCTCCGCCAATATGCAGAAGCCAAGAGCGCGCTGGAAGCCTATCTCAGCGTCTTCCCTCAGGACTCCTTCATGCGACAGATGCTCGCGCGCGTGCAGGCATCCTCCACAAGCCCGTAGTGCAAAGCAAGGCGTTGTCGCGCGCGTTGCGAGGCTGCTAGGGTGTGCCGACATATGGATACGACCTCAACATGAATCTGCCTGAACAGAAGAAGACACGCTCCGAAGTGCGCCGCAGCAAAGCTCCTGCAGCCGCAACCATGGCGCTGCTGCTCTTCTTCATGACAGTTCTCCGCACGTCCTGGGCAGAGCCGCTGCCCGGATGCCACGGGCCTCAGGATCTCGAGCAGGCCGTCTCCTCGCATCCCTCCGCTCCTGCCTGGACGGCACTCGGAGAGTGGTTCGGAGGCCAGCACCAACTCCCCTGCGCGACGAGCGCCTTTGAGGTAGCACTGAAGCTGGCTCCGGACTCCTGGCAGAGCCGCTACGACCTCGGCCTCACGCTGTTGAACGCGGGCGATGACACCCGTGCCGAGCAGGAGCTTCGCAAGGTGCTGCGGCTGCGTCCCGGCATACTGCAGGCCCACGCGGCGCTGGGTGTCGCGCTCAGCCGTCTGCACCAGACCGACGCCGCCATCGCAGAATTTCGAATCGTGCTCAGGAGCGATCCGAAATCGCTGGCTGCGCTCGATGGCATTTCAAAAGCCTGGATCGAACAGAAAAAATACACCGAAGCGATTGCCATCCTGAAAGGCGCACCGGCCAGTGAGCCGCTAGAACTCGACCTTGCGGCAGCCTACTCCGGAACAGGAAATACCGAGGAAGCCGTGCACATCCTTTCCGGCCTGCTGAGCGGCGATCCATCCGATCTACAGGCCAGAGTGAATCTCGGCCTGGTATTTGCGGAGGCATCCCGTTACAGCGAAGCGGAGGCGGAGCTGCGCAAAGCCGATGCTCTCAGTCCCAACGATCCCTCCGTGCTCACGCCGCTGGCCATGGTTCTTTCCCGCCTCGACCGCAAGGACGAAGCGATCGCAACCCTTCGCAAACTCTGCGCCATCGAGCCCGACTCATCGGATGCTCACCTGAATCTCGGCATCGCACTGGCCGACGAGGTGCAGCTCAACAACGCGCTCCAGGAATTCTCCACAGCGATCCGTCTCGCACCCCGGAGCGCCATCGCCCACTACAACAAAGGGCGTCTGCTGCTGGATATGCAGCGCAATGACGAAGCGCAGCCGGAGCTCGAAACCAGCCTGCGCATCACCCCCCGGTTTGCTCAATCCTGGTATCTGCTCAGCCTGATCGCCAGGCAAAAAGGGAAAGACAGCGAGGCCGTCGACGATCTGCGCAAGGTGATTGCCATCGAACCCGGCAACGCAGAGGCTCATTACATGCTGGGACGGGAGCTGCTCAACGCTGGAGACCGTCCCGCCGCCATTACCGAATGGCGCAAGACCATCGAGATTCAGCCGAATTACGGCGAAGCGCTCTATAACCTCTCGCGTATTCTCGCCCAAACCGATCCGGCAGAGGCGAAACAGTTACAGGATCGATTTATCAGGTTGCAGGCCGAACAGCACGTGATGGATCGTGCCAGCATGCTGGGGAATTTCGCACTGGCCTCAGCGGACGCCCATGACTGGCCGCAGGCGATCGCCCATATGAAAGAGGCGCTTGCCGCCTGCCAGAGCTGCTCTGCCCTCCCTCAGCTGCACAAGGATCTCGGACTGATCTACTGCCGCTCCGGCGCCTACAACGATTGCCGGGAAGAGCTTCTTCTCGCGCAAAAGCTCTCCCCGGGCGATGCGGATATCGAAAAGTCACTCCGCATTCTGGCCGTGCAATAGTCCCTTCCCGCACGCCTCACATCCCCTTCTTTCCTGCTCCACGGCTCTCTTTCCGAGAATCCCATTGACAAATTTTTCCGCGTTCGCGTAGCTTGCTTTGCGTTTGACAAGCAAACCAATCATTTGACGTGTAAAAACAGGTAGCATCTGCATCCGCGGAATTTCGTCGTGTAATCGCCCATGGATTTCCGGCTGATCGACAAAGATCGGGAATCATCCGCTGATAGGAAAAGAGCCGCCTGGCGTTTTTCGGGAGGGAATACGCATGAAGGTTTCTTTGCGCTGGCTCAGTTTCGTCTTCGGACTCTGTCTCCTCACTTTGAATGGCTTTTCCCAGGTATCCACCGCATCGCTGAACGGAGTGGTGAAAGACCCGCAGGGAGCGGCAATTCCCAATGCAGCGGTAAAGCTGCGCAATCTGGATACGAACGTCGAGCGCACCACGACGACCAACAGCGACGGCGTGTATGCCATCGTGAGCATCCTTCCCGGCCACTACACGCTGGAAGCAACAGCCAATGGCTTCGGCACGCAGCAGATTCCCAGCTTCACGCTTGTGGTCGACCAGATTGCCACCTACGACTTTTCGCTCGCCATAGGCGTGCAGAACACGGTGGTGACCGTCCAGGGCGCGGCAGCTCGCCTGGATGTGACCAGCTCGAACCTGGGCACGGTGATGGAGACCAAGCAGGTCAACGATCTGCCCTTGAATGGCCGCAACTTCACGCAGCTGCTGCAGCTCACGCCGGGCGTTGTGCCCATCAACGTAAGCCAGAGCAGCGGCGGCGGCTTTGCCGGGCCGGCCACGGCCGAGGGCTCGTCGTTTACCTTCCCCGCCATCAACGGCCAGACGAATCGCAGCAACTTCTACTACACCGATGGCCTGGATAACTACGGCAGCCTGCTCAGCACCTACGCAGTCCCTCCGATCATCGACGCCATCCAGGAATTCAAGATCGTGTCGCACACCGATGATGCTTCGTCGGGCTCGGTGCTCGGTGGCGTGGTGAACGTCGTCACGAAATCCGGCACAAACGCGCTGCATGGCACGATGTGGGAATACATTCGCAACAACGCCTTCGATGCCCAGGAGTATTTCTCCGAGGTTCCAGCCTTCCGCCAGAATCAGTTCGGTGTCTCAGCCGGTGGTCCGGTGATCTTCCCCAGGCTCTACAACGGAAAGAACAAGACTTTCTTCTTTGGCGCCTACCAGGGATTCCGCTACACGAGACAGAACGATTCCCTGCTGAAGGTTCCGACCGCGGCTGAGCTTGCAGGCGACGAAAGCGACTGGCCCACACAGATCTACAATCCCTTTTCCACCACGCTCAGCACCGACGCGGCGGGGAACCCGGTTTATACCAGGCAGCCCTTTACGAACAACCAAATTCCTTCGAGCCTGATCAGCCCCCAGATGGTCGCCTTTGCACAGTTTGTATTTCCGGCAGCCGGCGCGGAAATCGGCTCAACCGGGGACAACGCGATCGATCCCACGCCGATCGTGCAGAGTCAGAATGAGTGGACCGCGCGCGTCGATCAGACCATCGGCGAAAAGAGCTCTGCGTGGTTCCGTTACAGCGCCATCAACTCCACACTTACCCAGTCCGGAGGCGTACCGGATCTCGCCAATACGACTACGGAGCCGGGCCGCAACTGGGGCGGCAGCTTTGTCCATACCTTCAACCCCAGCCTGATCGTGCAGGTCGACGCAGCACACACCCTGGTCCAGCACAACGGGCAAACACGCTGGACCAAATCCATCACCAGCGTCTTCGGCGATGTCGGCTTCTCGACCGACTTCGCCGGCAGCTTCAACGCCGACAATGACGGCAATCTGCTGCCTGACCCAGGCATCTCCGGCTTTGCCGACGGCGGCGAGAGCATTCAGAATCAGCCCAAGGTCACCGACAGCACGCAGGTCGACGGCACAGTCACGAAGATCATCGGCGACCATGAGCTGCACATCGGCGGCGGCTATACCAGCAACTCCTTCGCCAGCCCGATCGGTTACGCCAACCTGGGCTTCGCGGCGCAGCAGACCGGCAACCCGCAGAACTCCGCCGAGCCGGGCGACTCCATTGCCTCCTTCATCCTCAACGTTCCCAACAGCGCCAATCGCCGCAATGTGAACGAGACCACGCGGCCCGGCGGCGTGATGAGCGCATACATTCAGGACACCTGGAAGGCACTCCCCAAGCTCACCCTGAACTTCGGACTGCGCTACGACATCACCTTCATTCCGCCTTACGGCAAGGAATCCACGGTCGGTCAAAACGGTGGTATCGAGACCGGCGACATGGATCTCGATAACGGGACCTACATCCTGCAGAAAGTGCCGCCGGCATGCAGTGTGCGCGGCCATGCGCCCTGCATTCCCGGAGACGGCACGTTGCCCGAGCACGTCGTAGTCGACCCGCGCGGCAAGATCGCACACAACGATTACGACAACTTCGGCCCTCGCCTGGGCTTCGCCTACCGCTATGACGAGAAGACAGCCATTCGCGGCGGCTTCGGCATCGTCTATGACAACTGGGCCGCGGTCAGCCAGATGGCGCAGAACATCGAAGGCTCCTGGCCGGACGTAGGCCAGCTGATCAACAACAGCCTGAACATACCCAGCACCACAGCCGTCACACCTAACGCAACGGCGCAGAATCCCTTCGCCGGCAGTACGGCAGGACTCTTTCCTGCCGCGACTCCCTTCCAGCAGGTGCAGTGGTTCTACGATCCGCACATCAAGAATGCTTACTCCGAGCAGTGGACACTCGGAGTCGAGCGCCAGGTCAGCAGCTCGACCACTGTCGGCCTGAACTATGTGGGCTCCGTGGGACGCAGAAACGATGTGGGCGGCTATTACAACACCGCGCTCAAGCCCGGCCCTGCCGACCCGCAATCCCAGGCTCTCTTCCCCTACATCGCTCCCACCTACTACGACCGCAGCATCGGATCGTCCTCTTACCATGCTGCGCAATTCATGCTGAACCGGCGCCTGAACAACGGCTTCTCCTATCAGGTCGCCTACACCTGGTCGAAGTCGATGAATGTCGGCGGCGATGGCTGGTTCGGCGTAGAAGGCACCGTGCCGCAGGATCCCTATAACCCCTCCGGCTATGGAAGCTACTCGGTATCGGGCACCGATCTTAGAAACGTTCTCTCGGTTAACACGCTTTATGAAATCCCCGTCGGCAGAGGACGAACCTTCTCCACCGGGAAGCCCTTCCTCGACTACATCCTGGGCAACTGGCAGTTGAACAACATCTTCACCGCCCGCTCCGGCCAGGTCTACACTCCGGATACAAGCAGCGACGTCGCACACACCGGCAATGGCGCAACCTATGAAACGCTCGATATCGTCGGCGACCCCAACGGCATCAAGCGATCCCCGAAGGAGTGGTTCAACACGGCCGCATATGCCACACCGCCGCTCTACACCTATGGCACCGCGGGACGAAATTCCTTACGCACGCAGGGATTCTGGGATCTCGATACCTCGGTCTTCCGAAAGTTCCCCATCCACGACGATCTGAGCTTCGAGTTCCGGGCCGAAAGCTTCAACCTGGCCAATCACCCGGTCATGGGAACCCCGGACGCGAACATCAACGACTCCACATTCGGCGTCGTCAGCAGTACTGCCAGCACAGCACGCGAACTCCAGTTTGCCGGCAGAATCATCTTCTGAGAGCCCCAGGTAAACAACGCGGCGCCCGCGATGCAAGAGCTGACGCCGCGTTGTTTATTGCCTTCCAGATTTGTCATCTTGCCCGTGGCGCAGCAAATCGATATAGGTCATGCTCCTGCCAGTTTTCGGGCGCCGTGCCACTGGCTTCAGGCGTGATTTCCAGAAGGACTCCAGAAAAAGCTGGTTGACAGGCATCGGTCGAAGTGTAAAGATGCCGCCACGGTGGAATCGTTTCCATCCTGCATTTCACCGGAATATAGATTGCTACAGTTCCGTTACCCGCCCTGCGGCCAGCAGACTTCGATCGCCGGTCGAACGCTCCCGCATGGCCTGAATTCCGCTCCCTCTGTTGTCAGTTCCCCGCTTTGCCTGCAGTAACAACATCGACTGTGTTTGTGAAACGGAGATACAAGTTATGCGCGGTTTCCCCCGAAGAGGCCTCTGGCTGCAGTTCGCCCTTTCCTCTCTTACGATGATTGCGATCCCACTCTGCAGCAGCGCAGATGCAGCAGCCCAGCGCGTGCATCTGCCAAGACACATTGCCGCACCGTCCAACGCTGCATCGTCCGGCCAGACCATGGCGGCGAGCCAGACGATGGGGCTCACCATTTCCCTCCCCATACGCAACAAGCAGGAGCTGCAGACACTGCTCCAGCAGCAGCAGAATCCCTCCAGCCCGCAGTATCACAAGTACCTCACCCCGGCGGAGTTCACCGCGCGCTTCGGCCCCACGCAGGCGGACTACGACAAACTCATCGCCTACGTGAAGGCGCAGGGCATGACGGTAACGCGCACGCACACCACGCGCATGGTGCTGAATGTGACCGCGCCCGTCTCCTCGGTAAACAAGACCTTCGCAGTGACCATGCGGCAGTATCAGCATCCGACGGAGAACCGGACCTTCTTCGCTCCGAACATAGAGCCGACGGTCGATGCCAGCGAGCCGATCGTGGATGTGCACGGACTGACGAACTATGAGCTTCCCCATAACTACCTGGTGAAAGCCAGCCATGCCGCGCAGTCTTACACCACAGGCTCCGGCACAGGCGGCTCCTTCCTGGGCAGCGACATGCGCGCCGCCTATGCCTCCGGCGTGACGCTGGATGGCACCGGCCAGTCCGTCGGACTGGTCGAGCTTGGGCCCTACAACATCAGCGATGTGCAGAACTACTTCAGCACCATCGGCCAGCCTCTCGATGTGCCGATCTTCAACGTTCTGCTGGGCGTGGACGGCATCTGCTCAGGGCTGCCCTCCACCGGCGGCTGCGACGACGGCGAAGAGGTCATCGACATGGAGCAGGCGATCTCCATGGCGCCGCATCTCTCCGCGCTGATCGTCTATGTGACGAACGGACCGGACACCGATGCGCAGACGGCCTTCGCGCAGGCCGCAGAGGATGACGCGGCCAAGCAGATCAGCCTTTCCTTCGGCTGGGGCGGCACACCGGAGACGGAACCGGGCTACGAGCAGGTGTTCATGGAGCTGCTCGCACAGGGACAGAATGTCTTTGTCTCCTCGGGCGACAGCGGCGCTGCGGTCGGTACGGTCGGCTATCCCGGCAACAGCACCTACATCACCGCAGTAGGCGGCACGGACCTCACCACAACCGGGCCCGGCGGCGCATGGTCATCGGAGTCCGGCTGGGTGGGCAGCGGCGGCGGATGGAATCCGGCCTCGGCAATCCCCAGCTACCAGACCCCGGTGATCAATGCGCAGAACCAGGGCTCAACGCAGTACCGGAATATTCCTGACGTGTCGATGGAAGCCAACACCGACAACTACTACTGCGCGAATGGCAGCTGCCAGACGGGCATCGGTGGCACCAGCCTTTCGGCTCCGCGCTGGGCGGGCTTTCTGGCCCTGGCCAATGAGCAGTCGAACGGAATCCCCATCGGCTCTCTGAATCCGCAGGTCTACGCGATCGGACAGACCTCGAACTACACCAACCTCTTCCACGACATCACAACCGGCAACGACTTCAACTCGAGCAGCCCGGACATGTTCTCGGCGGTAGCAGGCTATGACCTGGTGACTGGCTGGGGCACGCCAAACGGACAGGCGACTCTGAACGTGATTGGGCCGGCTTCGACAAGCAGCCCGAACTTCACCCTGACCGCCTCGGCAAACTCCATTCCGCTGACTGCAGGAGAAAGCGGTTCGACGACGATTACCGTGACTCCGACAAACGGCTTCACCGGCGCAGTCACGCTCACTGCGAAGGTCATCGGCGGATCGTACGGACCTGCCGGCGTAACCGCGACGCTGGGTCAGTCCTCCATCACCACTTCCGGCTCCACAACGCTCGACGTGGCGACCACCAGCGCCACGCCCGGCGGCAATCTGCTGGTCGTCGTAACCGGCAGCGCCCAGGGAATCACGCAGACGGCATACATCACGCTGGCCCTGCCGGACTTCGGGCTGACGATGACACCGACCACTCTCTACCTGAACCAGAAGGACTACACGACGGCCACGGTAACCGCTGCACCGGAGAACGGCTTCACCGGAAAGGTGAAGTTCGCCTACAACGGCTCATTGCCGACGGGCGTGGATGCTGGATTCCTTCCGAACACGAAGTCGGACACCGCAACGCTGGCGCTGCTGGCCGGGCCAATGGCGCTGACAGGCGTCAACAATCCGGTCGCGATCAGCGCAACCTCGGGCAGCCTCACCCAGCAGTACTCCTCCGCAGCACTGGAGGTAAGTGCGGCGCTGGGCAAGTGGGGCGCGGGTACCCCTGTGGACCTGACGAGCGCGTACAACGCCTATGCCGCATTCAGCGACGGCACCACATTCACAACGCAGGGCGGACTGGGCGGCTATGCCTATTCGGCCAACCAGCTCTCCACGGCGCGCGTGCTGAATGGCGTGCAGTTCAACTTCGGCAAGGCGAACACCGAGAATGGCGTAGCCGGCGCAGGACAGACCATCGCACTGCCCAAGGGCAAGTTCTCGACCCTGCAACTGCTGGCCACCGGCATCGACGGCAACCAGACCAACCAGGCACTGACCGTGACCTACACGGACGGCACGACGCAGAGCTTCACGCAGAGCTTCAGCGACTGGTACTCGCCGTCGAGCAATCTCGGCGAAGGCGAAGCCATCGCCTCGCAGCATCGCAACGAGGAGAACGGAACCGAAGACACAAGGCAGTTCAACCTTTACGGCTATGCCTTCCTGCTCAACAGCTCCAAGGAAGTGCAGAGCGTGACCCTGCCGAATAACAGCGACGTGATCGTGCTGGCAGCAACCCTGGTGAGCCCGGATCTCGGGACGCAGGTGAACCTCGCCAGCGCCTTCAACGCCACCGGCATCTACACGGACGGTTCGACGTTCTCCGCCTCGGGTGGTATCGATGGTGGTGGCGCGGCCTATTCGGCAAACCTGCTGGGCGACCAGACCGGCTCGCGCAGCTTCATCGCCAACGGCATCGCGTACACCATCGCAGCGGCCAACCAGCCGAACGTGGTCTACGGTGCAGGCTCGGCGATTGCACTGCCGAGCGGGAAGTACGATCAGATCCGCATCCTCGGCACCGGCGTGCAGGGAGACCAGACCGCGCAGACCGTGACCATCACCTACACCGACGGAACCCAGTCAAAGAAAACTCTGAGCCGTACTCTGACGCAGAGCTTCAGCGACTGGTACACACCCGCCCACTACCAGAACGAGTCCGAGGTGTACGCGATGGCCTATCGTGATTACAACGATGGCTCGCAGGACGACGACACCTTCAACCTCTACCAGTACATCCTGCCGCTCGACGGCTCGAAGACCGTGCAGTCGATCGAGCTGCCGAATAACCGGGATGTCATCGCGTTGGCCATGACGCTCGTAAAGAGCGGCTTCCGCCCATGGCAGAACGGAGCAGGACAAGGAGGCTGGTAAAGCTCGCATCCCAAGCAACAAAAATCCCGCGAAGGCGAAGGCCTTCGCGGGATTTTCTTTACCGGCACAACGGCTTCAAGCACCGGGCGGATGCGTAGCAGCCGGCACCTTCTGCTGCAGCTCATCGAGACGGGCGAGCAGATGCTGCTGCAGAGCTGAGGTCTCCGGGCGACCGTACAGGTTCGTAGTCTCGCCGGGATCGGCCTGCAGATCGTAGAGCTCGAACTCCTGCGGTTCCATCCCATAGTGAATAAGCTTGTATCGCTCGGTGCGAATGCCGCGATGCGGGCGCACAGCCTCGGGGTTGGGCCACTCGAAGTACTCGTAATACCACTCGCGGCGGAACTCCGGATCTGCGGCCTTAGCCAGCGGCAGCACGCTCTTGCCCTGCATATGCGCCGGGACAGGCAGCCCGGCAAGATCGAGGAGCGTCGGCGCAAGGTCAATGTCGAGAACCTGTTCCTTGCGTACGGTACCCGCCGGAATGCGCTCAGGATAGCGGATCATCAGTGGCACGCGAATGGACGGCTCATGCATGAGCCGCTTGTCGAAGAGACGAAATTCCCCCAGGAAGTAACCATGATCTGAGGTCTGCACAATGGCGGTCTCATCGAGAATGTTCTTCTTCTCGAGCCATGCGACGATGCGTCCGATGTTCTCATCCACAGCAACCAGGCCAGAG harbors:
- a CDS encoding S53 family peptidase, yielding MHLPRHIAAPSNAASSGQTMAASQTMGLTISLPIRNKQELQTLLQQQQNPSSPQYHKYLTPAEFTARFGPTQADYDKLIAYVKAQGMTVTRTHTTRMVLNVTAPVSSVNKTFAVTMRQYQHPTENRTFFAPNIEPTVDASEPIVDVHGLTNYELPHNYLVKASHAAQSYTTGSGTGGSFLGSDMRAAYASGVTLDGTGQSVGLVELGPYNISDVQNYFSTIGQPLDVPIFNVLLGVDGICSGLPSTGGCDDGEEVIDMEQAISMAPHLSALIVYVTNGPDTDAQTAFAQAAEDDAAKQISLSFGWGGTPETEPGYEQVFMELLAQGQNVFVSSGDSGAAVGTVGYPGNSTYITAVGGTDLTTTGPGGAWSSESGWVGSGGGWNPASAIPSYQTPVINAQNQGSTQYRNIPDVSMEANTDNYYCANGSCQTGIGGTSLSAPRWAGFLALANEQSNGIPIGSLNPQVYAIGQTSNYTNLFHDITTGNDFNSSSPDMFSAVAGYDLVTGWGTPNGQATLNVIGPASTSSPNFTLTASANSIPLTAGESGSTTITVTPTNGFTGAVTLTAKVIGGSYGPAGVTATLGQSSITTSGSTTLDVATTSATPGGNLLVVVTGSAQGITQTAYITLALPDFGLTMTPTTLYLNQKDYTTATVTAAPENGFTGKVKFAYNGSLPTGVDAGFLPNTKSDTATLALLAGPMALTGVNNPVAISATSGSLTQQYSSAALEVSAALGKWGAGTPVDLTSAYNAYAAFSDGTTFTTQGGLGGYAYSANQLSTARVLNGVQFNFGKANTENGVAGAGQTIALPKGKFSTLQLLATGIDGNQTNQALTVTYTDGTTQSFTQSFSDWYSPSSNLGEGEAIASQHRNEENGTEDTRQFNLYGYAFLLNSSKEVQSVTLPNNSDVIVLAATLVSPDLGTQVNLASAFNATGIYTDGSTFSASGGIDGGGAAYSANLLGDQTGSRSFIANGIAYTIAAANQPNVVYGAGSAIALPSGKYDQIRILGTGVQGDQTAQTVTITYTDGTQSKKTLSRTLTQSFSDWYTPAHYQNESEVYAMAYRDYNDGSQDDDTFNLYQYILPLDGSKTVQSIELPNNRDVIALAMTLVKSGFRPWQNGAGQGGW
- a CDS encoding TonB-dependent receptor encodes the protein MKVSLRWLSFVFGLCLLTLNGFSQVSTASLNGVVKDPQGAAIPNAAVKLRNLDTNVERTTTTNSDGVYAIVSILPGHYTLEATANGFGTQQIPSFTLVVDQIATYDFSLAIGVQNTVVTVQGAAARLDVTSSNLGTVMETKQVNDLPLNGRNFTQLLQLTPGVVPINVSQSSGGGFAGPATAEGSSFTFPAINGQTNRSNFYYTDGLDNYGSLLSTYAVPPIIDAIQEFKIVSHTDDASSGSVLGGVVNVVTKSGTNALHGTMWEYIRNNAFDAQEYFSEVPAFRQNQFGVSAGGPVIFPRLYNGKNKTFFFGAYQGFRYTRQNDSLLKVPTAAELAGDESDWPTQIYNPFSTTLSTDAAGNPVYTRQPFTNNQIPSSLISPQMVAFAQFVFPAAGAEIGSTGDNAIDPTPIVQSQNEWTARVDQTIGEKSSAWFRYSAINSTLTQSGGVPDLANTTTEPGRNWGGSFVHTFNPSLIVQVDAAHTLVQHNGQTRWTKSITSVFGDVGFSTDFAGSFNADNDGNLLPDPGISGFADGGESIQNQPKVTDSTQVDGTVTKIIGDHELHIGGGYTSNSFASPIGYANLGFAAQQTGNPQNSAEPGDSIASFILNVPNSANRRNVNETTRPGGVMSAYIQDTWKALPKLTLNFGLRYDITFIPPYGKESTVGQNGGIETGDMDLDNGTYILQKVPPACSVRGHAPCIPGDGTLPEHVVVDPRGKIAHNDYDNFGPRLGFAYRYDEKTAIRGGFGIVYDNWAAVSQMAQNIEGSWPDVGQLINNSLNIPSTTAVTPNATAQNPFAGSTAGLFPAATPFQQVQWFYDPHIKNAYSEQWTLGVERQVSSSTTVGLNYVGSVGRRNDVGGYYNTALKPGPADPQSQALFPYIAPTYYDRSIGSSSYHAAQFMLNRRLNNGFSYQVAYTWSKSMNVGGDGWFGVEGTVPQDPYNPSGYGSYSVSGTDLRNVLSVNTLYEIPVGRGRTFSTGKPFLDYILGNWQLNNIFTARSGQVYTPDTSSDVAHTGNGATYETLDIVGDPNGIKRSPKEWFNTAAYATPPLYTYGTAGRNSLRTQGFWDLDTSVFRKFPIHDDLSFEFRAESFNLANHPVMGTPDANINDSTFGVVSSTASTARELQFAGRIIF